The following proteins come from a genomic window of Manduca sexta isolate Smith_Timp_Sample1 chromosome 6, JHU_Msex_v1.0, whole genome shotgun sequence:
- the LOC115448240 gene encoding microtubule-associated proteins 1A/1B light chain 3C — MELNFITTLIKHDVNHNVKQCFKSKKSFVCRKEEVMAIKSKFPTKIPLIVERYHKERNLPTLDKSKFLVPEDITMSQFLVIIRNRIRIKPNQALYLIINNRSMLSMSLTMAQAYEHYGDEDGFLYITYASQEVFGYKDEMKAKPNQEVEAIRHRFPNKVPLYVQRYVREREVPALGRTKFLVPQELTMSQFLYIIRAKMKLRESQALYLLVNDKVLASNSMTMAQAYEQFRAEDGYLHITYAAQQVFG; from the exons ATGGAGTTGAACTTTATCACAACCTTAATTAAACACGATGTGAATCACAATGTTAAACAGTGTTTTAAATCGAAAAAATCATTTG tttgcAGAAAAGAAGAAGTAATGGCGATTAAGAGCAAGTTTCCCACAAAAATACCA TTAATAGTTGAGAGATATCACAAAGAAAGAAATTTACCAACGTTGGATAAATCAAAATTCTTAGTTCCCGAAGACATCACAATGTCGCAGTTTTTAGTCATCATAAGAAACAGAATAAGAATCAAGCCGAATCAA GCGCTGTATTTAATAATCAACAATAGATCGATGCTGAGCATGAGTCTCACAATGGCGCAAGCATACGAACATTATGGTGACGAAGATGGATTCCTATATATAACTTACGCCTCGCAAGAAGTATTCGGGTATAAAGATG AAATGAAAGCGAAACCAAATCAAGAAGTTGAAGCCATTAGACACAGATTCCCAAATAAAGTACCG TTATACGTTCAAAGATATGTGAGGGAGCGCGAGGTGCCAGCTTTAGGAAGAACGAAATTCCTCGTGCCACAAGAACTAACGATGTCCCAGTTTCTTTACATCATCAGAGCAAAAATGAAATTGCGCGAATCCCAG GCTTTGTACCTGTTAGTGAATGACAAAGTATTGGCGAGTAACAGTATGACAATGGCGCAGGCGTACGAACAGTTCCGGGCCGAAGACGGGTACCTTCACATCACGTATGCAGCGCAACAAGTCTTCGGATGA